The stretch of DNA CGAAGTGTGGTTAGCGACGGATGAAGACCGAGAAGGAGAGGCCATATCTTGGCATTTAGCCAAAGTATTAAAACTTGATTTGGATTCTACTAAACGTATTTCTTTTCGAGAGATCACAAAACCTGCACTACAAAAAGCAATTCAAAACCCAGGAACGGTAGATATAGACTTGGTTAATGCGCAACAAGCACGACGTGTGTTGGATCGTTTGGTGGGATTTGAACTTTCGGGTTTATTGTGGCGCAAAGTGCGTGGCAAGTTATCTGCTGGGCGAGTGCAATCGGTTGCCGTTAAATTGGTGGTAGAACGAGAGCGAGCAATCAATAGTTTTGACGCAAAGCCCTTTTTTAAGGTGGCCGCTATTTTTGAAGTAGAGGGTGCCAATGGAAAAAAGGTACACTTTAAAGCTAATCTGAATAAAAACTTTGATTCAGAGCAAAATGCTCAACAGTTTTTAGAACAATGCACCGCTGCTACTTATCAGGTGGGAAATATTGCTGTAAAACCTGCTTATAGAAAACCAGCTGCTCCTTTTACGACTTCAACGTTACAACAAGAAGCTAGTCGAAAATTGGGCTTTTCTGTATCCAGAACGATGTCTGTTGCACAACGTTTGTACGAAGCAGGGCATATTACCTATATGCGTACGGATTCTACTACGCTTAGTGAAACGGCTTTGGGGGCATTGGCAGATACCATCAAAAAGTTTTATGGAGATAATTATTTAAATACTAAGCAATACAAAAATAATAAGGCTTCTGCACAAGAAGCGCATGAGGCCATCCGACCGACCTATGCAGAGAAAAATTCTGTTAGTATGGGGAATGACGAAAATCGATTGTATGAATTGATTTGGAAACGTACTATTGCGTCTCAGATGGCAAATGCTCAATTGCAAAAGACAACCATTGATATTAATATCTCTACTGTAAGTGATGTAAAATTAGTTGCTGTTGGACAGGTTTTAAAATTTGATGGTTTTCTGAAGGTTTATTTAGAATCTAAGGAAGAAGAGGAGGACAATGAAGACAATAACAATGAAGATAAAATTCTTCCTCCTATGCAGGTTGGGCAGGTGCTCGATTTAGGGAAAATGGATGCGATAGAGCGTTTTACCAGACCCAAACCTCATTATACAGAGGCTTCTTTAGTTAAGAAATTAGAAGAATTGGGAATTGGTCGTCCGTCTACCTATGCGCCAACTATTAGTAGAATTATGGACCCTAATCGTGGTTATGTGCTTAAACAAACACGATTGGGTAAAGATAGAGCATATAAAGTTTTGAGTTTGAATGGAAAAGATTTAACCATTCAAGCCAAACAACAAACAGAGCATGTAGGGTACGAGAAAAACAAGCTTTTTGCCAGTGATTTGGGGATGCAGGTTACGGATTTCTTATCGGAACATTTTTCCGATATTATGGAATATAGTTTTACCGCAGGAATTGAAGATCAGCTGGATATTGTGGCAGAGGGAAGAGAGGATTGGGTAAAAATGTTGGATGATATTTACAAGCCCTTTCACCAAACGGTTGAACATACTTTAGAAAATGCAGACCGAGTTACGGGAGAGCGTATTCTTGGAAAAGATCCTAAAACAGGGCTTTCTATTTTAGTGCGTATTGGTCGTTATGGTCCTATTGCTCAAATTGGTCTGACCGAAGAATTGGGCGAGGAAAAACCTCAATATGCCAACTTAAAAGAGGAACAATCGATTGAAACGATTACCTTGGAAGATGCCTTGGATTTGTTTCAATTCCCTAAAACACTAGGAAATTATAAAGATTTAGAGGTGGTTATTGGAGAAGGACGCTATGGTCCATTTGTAAAATATGATGGCGCTTTTATTTCTATTCCTAGAACGGAAGATGTACATCAAGTGGATATGGATCGTGCCGTTGAGCTGATTCTAGAAAAACAAAAGGCTGATGCTCCAATTGGTTATTATCAAGAAAAACCAATTACAAAGGGACAGGGTAGATTTGGTCCATTTGTGAAATGGGAGGGGCTGTTTTGCTCTATTACAAAAGGCTCAGGTTTTCAGTTAGAAACGATTACGGAAGAAGAGGCGATTGTCTTGGTAAAAGCTAAAATTGAGAAAGAGGCAAATCGTTATATCCACAAATGGGATGACGAGGGACTTTCGGTTCAAAATGGGCGTTGGGGACCTTTTATCAAAATTGATAAGGATAGAAAAAATTATAAGTTGTTGAACAAGAAGGGAGAGAAAATGACGCAGGATGAAGCGAAAGAGGTTTCTTTGGAATATGTCATTCAGCAGATAGAGGAACAAGGCGGCGTTCTTAAGAAAAAGAAAAAGGCAACAAAAAAGAAGCCAGCCGCTAAAAAGAAGGCAACTAAGAAAAAGACCTCGAAGACTGGGGCAAGTAAAACCACAACTAAGAAATAGGTAAAAACAAAAAGGTTAAAATATTCATTTTAACCTTTTTGTTTTTTGTAGAATGACTAGTTGGGCTTATTTTTTATCGACCAAAGGCAGTGCTTTATATCTAATGTCTTTTGAATAATTATAGTTTTCTTTCGAATTTAATGGATTGGGGTAATAATACAATTCAGTTTCTTTTTTATTGAGCTCAATAAATTGAAGAAAGAGTTTATCTTCTTCTTTCCCCATCAATACAAAAGACTGGTTGTCTAGCCAGACTGCATCTTCAAATTCACAAGCTGACCCACAAAAACCAATACGATAGGCTTCTTTTGTTTTTCGATTTACCCAATTTACTTCTTGGTCAAGATCTAGGCTATACGATATGATTTTGTCAGCTTCTTTTTCTAACTCCATCCAATAAGAATCCAAGTCAATATACTGCGAATGATCTGGAGCATTTATAAGCAAAGCGCTTAGCGTTTTTTCGAAATTAGGATCTGTATCGTTCCATGCATTTCCTGGTGATAATTCGAGCGTTTCTTTTCCTGCTGATTCAAATTGACGAGGATCAAAGGAAGCGTCTTTCATTTTATAATACTTCAACCATGTTGTTTTGGCATTGACCAACTTTTGTAGAGTTGGGTGGATTGGATTGGGGGGAAGAGCATTCTTTTTTGTTGAATTAGGATTTGTTGTTTCCTTTATTTTGGGCGCTTCTTCACAAGCAATGAGGGATAAAAAGATGACGAATAAGATAATAAAACCTTTCATGTAGTTGTTTTTATAGTTTAGCTCGCTTTGCTCGTGAGCCAGCAAGCTGAGTTGTTCTGTACACAGATTTATTTCAATTAAAAAATACAAAAATAGGCTTTTTTTTGGTTTGATTCTACATTACTCCATTGAAAACTCGAACCCAGCTATGCTGGCTCATAAGCGATAGCGCATAGCACCATAACATTAAAATTTTTCTCAGGCTTCCAAAAGCTTTTTTAGCAAGATCAAAATTAGGGTTGTCAATTGCTATTAATACGCAATATTCTACGATTCTTATTTTTTATAAATTAGGAGGAATAGGAATATAGGTATCATCGCCCGCTACCTTGGGGAATTTATGATTTTTCCAATCCTCCTTAGCTTGCTGCAAGCGATCTTTGCTGTGCGAAACAAAATTCCATAAAAGATGCGTTTCATTTGGAAGGGGAGCACCTCCAAAGAGTAAAAGTTGGCAATCTTTGCTCAACACAATTTGACATTGTTCATCGGTTGTACTAATAAGCATTTGCCCTGCTTTTATGGACTCATTTTCAACGATTATAGCACCTTTAACGATAACAAATGCCACTTCTCCTTCCAATTGACCTCTAAGATTTAATGTACTGGTTTCTTCTGCATAAATATCTACCATAAACAAAGGAGAATAACCCTGTAAAGGTGCCGATTTGCCAAAGGCATTCCCTGCAACAAGTTTAAATCTAAGCGCATCTATTTTCCAAGTAGGAATAGCCGAACTTGGATAAAAATCAAATTGAGGTTGCATCTCCTCTTTATCCTTTGGTAAGGCAATCCATATTTGATAGCCATGCATCACAAATTCTTCGTTGTTTCTCAGGTGATCAGGCGTTCTTTCTGTATGGGTAACCCCTTTTCCTGCGGTCATAAAGCCTACATCTCCTGGCGAAATTACTTGCACGCTCCCAATACTATCTCTATGTTCCATTTGCCCCTCAAAGAGGTAGGTAAGCGTACTCAATCCAGTATGTGGGTGCAGATTGACATCAATATAATTGCCCTTTTTTAGTGTTGTGGGACCCATGTGATCAATGAAAGTAAAAGGCCCTACTTGCCTTTTTTTTCGAAAGGGCAATAATCTGCCAATGATAAAGTTGCCAAGATCTCTTTGGCGCTCGTTTACTAAGAGTTTGTTATTTGCCATAGGAATATCATTATTTTACTAAGGTGAGTAAATACATTCTATATACAATTGTGCTAAAAACTGGCTATACGTTCACTCAGTTCTATTTTTCTGCCTTCATGATCTTTTACAACAGCGTAACGACCAAATTCAGAGGTTTGGGGCAATTGGACAAGTTCAATTTTTTCCAATTTTAGTTGCTCTACTAAGGCATCTAAATTTTCAACCTCAAAACCTAGTCTTATCGAAGAATCCACCTCGCTTTGGTTTTTTAATAAAGGGTAAATTTCAAAGACGGTACCATCTATAACGGACGAATAATGAAGGGGACCCTTCCTATGTTTATGCTTGTTAAAGGTAATCCCAAATTTGGTGTAAAAATCGGATAATTTATTGATGTCTTTAGATCGAATAACAACTAATTTAAGTTTCATTTTTTTACGAAAATTTTAGAGTATGAATCTTAAAATCGTTCGATATACTATTTTTTCTATGAAGTTAGATATATTCCTGATTTTTAATGTTATTCTATTGCTTTATTTAAAAAATGAGGTTCTTTGATCAACTTGAAATAAACACTAAAAAAAGGGTAAGCTTTCTGTTACTTTTTTTTTAGAAGAAAGTTATAGGTCATAAGTCGTATGCTTAGTTCCTGTAAATACAGGACATACGACTTATGACCTATAACTTATAACAAAAGTAGTAATAAGCAGGCAAGGTAGTTTACGATTCCACACAATTAGCTTCGCTGCTACTGCGTGAGCTTACGAGTTGCCAAAGAATCAAAAATGATATTTCTAACTTATCAAGGTCCTACTATCTTTTTGAATGGTTAAATTTGCTCTGGCATACGGAATTTAATGATGAGTGCTGAAATAATCGTTAGCCCACCAATCATCAAAATGGCGTATTCAAGCCCCAGTAAGTCGGCTATAATTCCTGAAATAACGGCACCAAAGGCGTAACCCAAATCTCGCCAAAGTCGAAAGGTTCCAATGCTTTCGGCTCGTTGTTTAGGGCTAGTGGCTTGGGCAATAGTAGCAAGAAAGGTAGGATAAACCAATGCTGTCCCTAAACCTAGAATTGCAGAAATGATGACTAAGACGTAAAAGTTACTATTGTATGGAATGAGTAGGATGGACAAACCTTGTAGTAACATTCCCCAAAATAACATTCCTTTTTTAGAATAGTGATCGGACATTTTGCCTGTAAAAATTTGCCCAATTCCCCACACGGTAGGATAAATGGCGGTAATAATGCCTATGTTTTCAGGATTGTAACTTAGTGTGAGTAAAATAATAGGCAGCAAGCCCCAAATCATGCCATCGTTTAGGTTGTTAACTAGACCTGCCTGTGTTACGGCACTTAAGGTCTTATTTTTGAAGGTTGTTTCCCAAAATATATTATCCAACAGGGCGGTATCATCTGTAATGCTCTCTTTTTGCACAAAAGTACGGGTATCTTTTACCCATAAAAGTGTTAAAAGAAAACCAACAACCGAAAGAAAAATTCCAATATAAAAAGGGTAGGGGGTAATGCCATATTGATTGGCAACCCAACCCGTTAAAAAGGCAACAACACCAACAGAAAAGTAACCAGCAAATTCGTTTAAACCCATGGCAAAGCCTCTATCTTTTTCGCCTACGAGGTCAATTTTCATTACTACCGTACTGCTCCAAGTCAAACCTTGGCTTATTCCTAAGAGTACATTTGCAAAAATTACCCAATTCCAATTGGGGGCATTCATTAATATAAAAGGTATGGGAATGGCAATTCCCCAACCCAATAGTAATAGATTTTTTCTTCCCAATTGATTGGCTAATTTCCCTGTATAATAGTTGGCCAAAGCTTTTGTAATCCCAAAAGCAGTAATGAAGGACAAAATTGCAGTTTTAGAAGTTATGCCGAATTCTATTTCAGCAAATTGGGGAAAAATAGAACGTTCCATACCCACCATGCCACCTACAAAAGCGTTCACAATTACCAAAAGAGAGAATTGCTTCCAATTTTCTTTCAACCCAAGTTTAACCTGTTTCATACCTTACCAGTTTTTACTTTATAATAGGGCAAAGGTCAACTTATTTGAGGAGGTATCCTTTTACAAATGATAAATAATTACTTCAAAGTGGCACGAATACGACTGAGAGAAACTTGCGTAATGCCCAAATAAGAGGCGATGTGTTTGAGTTGAATTTTTTGGATCAAATCTGTTGTTTTCAAAAGTTGTAGATAGCGTTCTGTTGCCGTTTGGAATTGAAGACTTTCTATGCGTCGAATTGTATTTACATATTCTTTCTCAAAAATTAATCGAAATAACCGCTCTATTTCGTGGTGGACATCATAGAGTTGAAAGAGTGTATTGGCATCAATTGTTAATAAGACGGTTTCACTTAATGTTTCAATGCCTTTTACGGTAGTTTGCCCTGTAAAAAGGCTTTCTGCTCGAACGATAATATCATTGGCAAAGGCAAAGTGTTCCGTAATGTCATTGCCATCTTTATAGTAAAAAATACGGGCACTGCCGCTTTTTACAAAATAGACGGTACGGCAACTACTATCTGGAGGTTGCACCAACTCATTTTTTGCAAATTGCTTTTCGTTGATGATTTGGAGTAGTGCTTGTTTCGCCTTGGGGCTAATTTTATAGATGGTATCAATAAATTTTAGAATATTCATTGGGTGTTTTTATTTTTCCCTTAAGGTAGGAAAATTTTTGAGGTTTATATCCCTTATTCCTTGATTACAATTTGCCGTTAATTTTACTAAAAAAGGCTTGTTGGGGGCATCATCCATATTTCCAATCAATATTTCTGTAAGACAAGATTTACTTTTATCAGAAAATGAAGTCGCTAGATAACCCACTCCTGTTTTTTCATAGGTGTTGGTTTCACTAGCTAGAAAAAAGAAAGCACTTAAATTGGCAATACCTTTTCTTATGGTACTCGTTTTTCCAAATTCAACCATTTCTAATTGGTACTTAATAGAAGTTTGATTGATTTGCTGGATGGTTAGAGCAATGGCTAAATTGTCTTTTCTAGCGGTTAATACGATTCTTTTTTTCTGTTTTAAAATGGGAGGGAAATAAAACGTATCCTTTTCATTTAATATCATTCGATTCCCTTTTAGGTCTGCTCTTTTTAGTCCTTTAATGGTTTTTAGATCGGAGATAAATGTTTCAGAATAATCATTTTTATTGTCAATATGTATTTGAGGTATAAAACTAGAATCTTTTCTTACTTGTATTTCTAACACATTTTTATGGTTGTGGTAAGTCGCTATTTTTTTATGAACATGCTGTTGGTTATTAAGGAATACAAAGGGGAATAAAAAAATGTAAAATGGATGGATCATGGTGAGTTTTTTATTTAAAAAATCTGGTTCTTTGGCAACCCGTAGGCTCACGCAGTAGCAGCGAAGCTAATTGTGTGTTAATCGTAAAACGTAGGGTAAAATGCTTCTATTTTGGGATATTAGAGCTAGGTTACCTTGTTTTTAGATCACTAAAATCTAATACCCAAACGGCATAATTAAAGATGTTAATTAAAATTTCCACACGATTAGCTTCGCTGCTAGGTTAGCTAGTGCGCTAGCGCTTATGAGCTCCCTGAGGTCGGTTCGTTATCACTCGTGAGCCAGCAAGCTGGGTTCTGCGTGGTTACTGCGTGAGCCTAAGGGTTATCAAAGAGCGAAAAATCTTTTCGTGGTTGCTTAAATAACTTCTTATGCAAGATTTAAAAATAACTACTCATTTAGAAAAATGTCACTCAATATTTTTATCCAATCTTTTTTTCGGTAGATTTGAGAATTAATAGGTTGGTTAGAGCATATTTAAAATTTATGTTCTTCAAAAACAATGGTTTTTGCGAAAATGATTTGATTTTAGAGCCTAACAAAGCTCTTTTTTAGGCATAGGTTGAGCCATGGAAGATAGATTGAACCCTTTTCCCATCAACCAAATTGCCAAAACAACTTCTTGAAGTACCAAAGGAACAGTCATGATGGCAAAGGAAGATGAAATGACATCAATAAGTCCAAATAGGATTAAAAAACTTGCTAACATGGCTAGAATATTGCCACCTAATCCCCAGCCAGATAACCATCGAGGAACAAGTTTTGTTTGATAAAAAATGGAATAAAGCATCAGATTGCCTAAGCCTGTTGCTAACATAACCCCTAAATGATTGGCTAAATCACGACCTAGTTTTAAACTATCTCCTAAGAGTTGAAAATACAATAAATCTGAGGTTTCGGCTTTTAGAAATTCTTGACTGAGTAAGATAAATATGGGGAGCGTAATGATGCCAATTAGTTGGAAGACCCCTGAAATAATCCTAAAACCAACAAATCCTAGGGCTAGGTTGCTTTTGTGTGTTTTTAGGATAGGATACAATAAAAGTGCAAATCCAATATAAATAGGAACTAAAAAGAATTGAAATAAGGCTCCAGTTAGTACTTGATTTTGATGGGCAGAAACCTTGGAAAGGTAATCCAAACTTTCGACAGAGGGAACAATACTCAAAATCCCAGAAACAATTCCTACAATAATTAGTAGACCAGCAAAAAATGCTGTTTTTCTATTTGGTTCCATTGGCGTTTTTTGTAAGTGATTTTCTTAAAATAAGTAAGTGTATTTTATATATAAATATAATAAATTCAATAAGTCATTTAGGGTTTGGAGGGGCGGTTTTTGGGCTGTCTTACTATTTTTTTTTAGTTTTGGACAACTTCTTAGTTAAGAAATGTTATATCAACAAAAAACGTTCATTTTTTTGAATATTTTTGATGCAAAGCAATTAAAAACTTTACCAAGAAATTTGAAAAGGAAACAATGAATGCCAATTAAACAACAACTATTTTATCCAAATTTTGCTATGAAAGCATTGTATCAACTTTATTTAGACCACCCATTTGTTTTTATTGATACCCGAAAAGAATTGTTGAACGGGATTTTTGTAGCGGTAGGACAAAAAGATGAACGAGGAGCGCATCGTGGGAATCAATTTGCAACCTTTGCAATAGAAAGTGGCAAGGCTGCTTATGCCTTAATTAATGATGTTGATCTAAAGGAAAAATATAAGGAGGATGACCGATACATATTTGTTGAAGATGGCGAAAAAACATTACAAGATTTAGCAAAATATCACCGCCAGCAATTAACCTGCCCTATTATTGCTATTGCTGGATCTAATGGCAAAACAACGCTAAAGGAACTACTAAGTAGGGTTCTCTCTTCTCAATATAAGACCTTTGCAACTAGAGGAAACCTAAATAATCATTTGGGGGTTCCTTTGAGTTTGCTATCGATTGATAGCAGTTATGAGATGGCTATTTTAGAAATAGGAGCAAATCATCTGGAAGAAACTCGTTTTTTGGCAGAAATTATTGAACCCGATTATGGTTTGGTGACCAATTGTGGCAAGGATCATTTGGGAGAATATGGCTCCATTGAGAATATTATCAAAGCCAACAAAGAACTATATGATGTCTTGGCAGAAATGGATCGAACGGCTTTTGTTTGTACCAATGACTCGTTATTGGTTGACATTTCTGCTGCTATTACCAAGCGTATTTTTTATGGCAAAACAGCAACGGTAAAGGCTCAAATATTAGCACGTCCTTTCTTGAAGTTTTGTTTGCAAATTGATGATTTTGAAACAACCGTTCAGACCAATTTATTTGGTCAATTTTGGTTGGATGCCCTTCTAGGGGCAGCAGCGGTAGGGCATCATTTTGGCATAGCAGGAACGACGATAAAGAATGCTTTAGAAAGCTATCAGCCTGCTGCATTGCGTTCTCAACTGATCGAATGGAACGGAAATAAAGTGTTATTGGACTGCTATAATGCCAATCCTAGTAGCATGGAGGTATTTTTGGCTGAAATTCAGGCTTCTTCTTTGCAAGCTTCTCAAATCTTAATTTTAGGAGAAATGCTAGAACTTGGAGCTTATAGTGTGGCAGAGCATCAACAGTTGATTGATCGTATTAATTGGGAAGCCTTTAAAGCAGTTTTTTTAGTTGGAGCCGCCTTTCTGGAAGTAAGCTTTCCACCTGCCAAGCAACTGCACTATTTTGAAAACAAAGCAGCCGTTGAAGATTACTTGTCTAAACAAGATTATCAACAGTGTTATTTCTTTGTCAAAGGGTCAAGGGGAAATCGATTGGAGGAATTGTTTGTTGATTAGTGGGGCTTGGTAAGTACTTCGTTATTTAGAGTAACAATACTACTGATGTTAATTAATTTTAAACTCAAACGTGCTAAAACAAAAATTTGCGAATAAAGAAAAGAAAGTAAAATATCAGAGCCAGTTTGGAATGAAATGGTGGTCGAAATTTTATAATTGATAAAAACAACCACAAACCAAAGCAATAAATTTAGGAGGTATAGCCCGTAGGTTTTGCGAAAATTTTGAACAATAAATCGAAAAGCAGGTACTAATGCTTGAAAAATCCATTTTTTGTTTTGTTCAACCAAAATAACTTTGGTATAATCTTGCCACATAAAAAAGAAGGCACCAACAATAAGATAAATAGGAGCTATAAACTTAAAATTGAAGGCAATGGTTCCTTCGTTTTCTAGACTAAAGGGCAATAAACCATTGGAACTGGTGTAAAAAACAAAAAGAAAAATACCCAAAATGACTGAATGTAAAACTAAAAAGTAAATAGTTAGACGCAATAGTCGCCAAAAAAACGCTGCGCTTTGTCCCCAAAAAATACTGCGGTTGTACCGTGTTGGTCGTTGCAAAAAAGTGCTAATAATACCGCCCGTTACAAAAATAAAAAGCAACAGATAAAGCCCTAATACAGCAATAGATTGATCAATGATTGGGAACAAACCAGCGCCATAAGCGTTCTTAAAATCGTTCAAGAAAGTATAATCAAATCCCTTGACCAAATCAGCAATCATCATAGAATGCCCGACGGTTGATTCTAATAAACTCTTAAATGGATAAGCAACAAATACGGCGAGCAAGAGCGTTAAGCAATACAAAAATAAGATGATAGATTTGTATTGCCAAGTTTGTTTAAATCCCTGCTGTAATGCTTTTAATACGGTCATTATATTGGGTAGACAATGTTTGA from Aureispira anguillae encodes:
- a CDS encoding MFS transporter, with the protein product MKQVKLGLKENWKQFSLLVIVNAFVGGMVGMERSIFPQFAEIEFGITSKTAILSFITAFGITKALANYYTGKLANQLGRKNLLLLGWGIAIPIPFILMNAPNWNWVIFANVLLGISQGLTWSSTVVMKIDLVGEKDRGFAMGLNEFAGYFSVGVVAFLTGWVANQYGITPYPFYIGIFLSVVGFLLTLLWVKDTRTFVQKESITDDTALLDNIFWETTFKNKTLSAVTQAGLVNNLNDGMIWGLLPIILLTLSYNPENIGIITAIYPTVWGIGQIFTGKMSDHYSKKGMLFWGMLLQGLSILLIPYNSNFYVLVIISAILGLGTALVYPTFLATIAQATSPKQRAESIGTFRLWRDLGYAFGAVISGIIADLLGLEYAILMIGGLTIISALIIKFRMPEQI
- a CDS encoding Crp/Fnr family transcriptional regulator; protein product: MNILKFIDTIYKISPKAKQALLQIINEKQFAKNELVQPPDSSCRTVYFVKSGSARIFYYKDGNDITEHFAFANDIIVRAESLFTGQTTVKGIETLSETVLLTIDANTLFQLYDVHHEIERLFRLIFEKEYVNTIRRIESLQFQTATERYLQLLKTTDLIQKIQLKHIASYLGITQVSLSRIRATLK
- a CDS encoding pirin family protein — protein: MANNKLLVNERQRDLGNFIIGRLLPFRKKRQVGPFTFIDHMGPTTLKKGNYIDVNLHPHTGLSTLTYLFEGQMEHRDSIGSVQVISPGDVGFMTAGKGVTHTERTPDHLRNNEEFVMHGYQIWIALPKDKEEMQPQFDFYPSSAIPTWKIDALRFKLVAGNAFGKSAPLQGYSPLFMVDIYAEETSTLNLRGQLEGEVAFVIVKGAIIVENESIKAGQMLISTTDEQCQIVLSKDCQLLLFGGAPLPNETHLLWNFVSHSKDRLQQAKEDWKNHKFPKVAGDDTYIPIPPNL
- a CDS encoding VOC family protein; protein product: MKLKLVVIRSKDINKLSDFYTKFGITFNKHKHRKGPLHYSSVIDGTVFEIYPLLKNQSEVDSSIRLGFEVENLDALVEQLKLEKIELVQLPQTSEFGRYAVVKDHEGRKIELSERIASF
- a CDS encoding UDP-N-acetylmuramoyl-tripeptide--D-alanyl-D-alanine ligase, whose amino-acid sequence is MKALYQLYLDHPFVFIDTRKELLNGIFVAVGQKDERGAHRGNQFATFAIESGKAAYALINDVDLKEKYKEDDRYIFVEDGEKTLQDLAKYHRQQLTCPIIAIAGSNGKTTLKELLSRVLSSQYKTFATRGNLNNHLGVPLSLLSIDSSYEMAILEIGANHLEETRFLAEIIEPDYGLVTNCGKDHLGEYGSIENIIKANKELYDVLAEMDRTAFVCTNDSLLVDISAAITKRIFYGKTATVKAQILARPFLKFCLQIDDFETTVQTNLFGQFWLDALLGAAAVGHHFGIAGTTIKNALESYQPAALRSQLIEWNGNKVLLDCYNANPSSMEVFLAEIQASSLQASQILILGEMLELGAYSVAEHQQLIDRINWEAFKAVFLVGAAFLEVSFPPAKQLHYFENKAAVEDYLSKQDYQQCYFFVKGSRGNRLEELFVD
- a CDS encoding DUF4386 domain-containing protein: MEPNRKTAFFAGLLIIVGIVSGILSIVPSVESLDYLSKVSAHQNQVLTGALFQFFLVPIYIGFALLLYPILKTHKSNLALGFVGFRIISGVFQLIGIITLPIFILLSQEFLKAETSDLLYFQLLGDSLKLGRDLANHLGVMLATGLGNLMLYSIFYQTKLVPRWLSGWGLGGNILAMLASFLILFGLIDVISSSFAIMTVPLVLQEVVLAIWLMGKGFNLSSMAQPMPKKELC
- the topA gene encoding type I DNA topoisomerase — its product is MAKHLLIVESPAKAKTIEKILGKDFTVKSSYGHIRDLIKDSKDKKAIEVDNGYKPNYAISSGKQKVVKELKDWVKKVDEVWLATDEDREGEAISWHLAKVLKLDLDSTKRISFREITKPALQKAIQNPGTVDIDLVNAQQARRVLDRLVGFELSGLLWRKVRGKLSAGRVQSVAVKLVVERERAINSFDAKPFFKVAAIFEVEGANGKKVHFKANLNKNFDSEQNAQQFLEQCTAATYQVGNIAVKPAYRKPAAPFTTSTLQQEASRKLGFSVSRTMSVAQRLYEAGHITYMRTDSTTLSETALGALADTIKKFYGDNYLNTKQYKNNKASAQEAHEAIRPTYAEKNSVSMGNDENRLYELIWKRTIASQMANAQLQKTTIDINISTVSDVKLVAVGQVLKFDGFLKVYLESKEEEEDNEDNNNEDKILPPMQVGQVLDLGKMDAIERFTRPKPHYTEASLVKKLEELGIGRPSTYAPTISRIMDPNRGYVLKQTRLGKDRAYKVLSLNGKDLTIQAKQQTEHVGYEKNKLFASDLGMQVTDFLSEHFSDIMEYSFTAGIEDQLDIVAEGREDWVKMLDDIYKPFHQTVEHTLENADRVTGERILGKDPKTGLSILVRIGRYGPIAQIGLTEELGEEKPQYANLKEEQSIETITLEDALDLFQFPKTLGNYKDLEVVIGEGRYGPFVKYDGAFISIPRTEDVHQVDMDRAVELILEKQKADAPIGYYQEKPITKGQGRFGPFVKWEGLFCSITKGSGFQLETITEEEAIVLVKAKIEKEANRYIHKWDDEGLSVQNGRWGPFIKIDKDRKNYKLLNKKGEKMTQDEAKEVSLEYVIQQIEEQGGVLKKKKKATKKKPAAKKKATKKKTSKTGASKTTTKK